The genomic window CTACATTACCTCGGTCACAAGTAACAGAATACACAGATTGAACTTGACAAGGACCAGTTATCAGCAGGACTAAAAAGCATACCTTTACTGGCATCCATGCAGCGTCCCAAGGTATCCCTGGGATCCATGTCATCCTGTGACAGAAAAGATTCAACATTTTCATCCAATCCTTCTTCCAGCAAACGGTCCACATCACCCTGTAATGAAGCATTTTTATTATTATActgcccaaaaaaaaagaaaattttgATCGAACATAAGAATACCAGTGGGTTCGCGGTAGAAGTCAAGCTTCCAGTGCCATCAGAGCCAAACATTACCAAGGGTTTTGCTGAAACACCATTCTGCTGAAGTTGTGGTACTGGCATCGGATCTCCTGGTGTATGAGTGGAAGGTGTCGAGGGTGCAGAACCTGGAGATGGGCCAGCAGTATTTCCAGTTCCTGAACTATTAGCTCTACCCGAGGAAGAGCCAGGCTTCTTTCTTTTCTTCGTTAACTGAACAACAAATAGTATTGTTTGTGTAAATGAACAACTGAGGTCTAGTGTATCGGTCACTTCACTAATCTAAAGCAGTGGGAGGCAAAAATGAAACGACGGTTTTTGAAAGTTAACCGGAGAGAGACCGGTAGCCTATAACCAAGAGGTTACCGCCAGTCTCCTATGATCCATTCCAGTTTGCTATATTTTCTTTACACATTTTCTTGTCGAAGTACTGTATTTCTCTTGTGTTATATGAACACTAATATCAAGTTACATCTTTACTAGTCTGAAAGCACCACTTTCCGGACTGATATACTTTTACAGTATTCTTTGCTCTGCACTACATCTTTACTAGTCTGAAAGCACCACTTTCCAGACTGATATAATTTTACCAGTCTGGTGAGGTCTAGCTGGTTCGTCATTTTTTAGTCACTGCTGGGAAGTAGATCTAAAAccgtcaacaacaacaaaaaatggaAGATCAGGAGTAACAGTAAGGGAGACAAGGAGCAGTAACAGCTCAGTCAATTTAGTGCTATAGACAAATGAACTGTAGTGCCGAGCAAAGAATACAATTGTATGTTTTTATAAACCCTAGAAGATGGGTCAGTGGTGTAGGCATGGCCAGATCATGTACCACAGCAAACTTAGCTCAGTTATTGCTAATATTATATTGTGTGAAAATGCATTATTTGGCAGGAAGATTTGAACGAAAGTTATCAGCACATTCAGATCTTATGTATACTATAAACAGGAGGACTTTAGGTTTAATGATTAATGCAAAATAACCATAAAAGGCATTTGTGTGCTGCAAAAGTTTACTTGATCAATGGCCCCAAAAGAATTCGGCATGCCCCCATCAACAGGCATATTTCCAGTTCCTGGCTTTTCTTGTTGGAGAAGCTGATTTGAGCTTTGAGACTGCTGACTAGAGACAGCCTGATGGTGCTGCTGTTGGCTATTGCTTTGTTGTTGTAAtagttgttgctgttgctgctggtggtggtgtgCATTAGCAATTTTCTTCTACTAAACAGAAAATTCTACATAAGAACATGGCAGCAGAAAAAAAAAGGCTAGAAGAATAACCCAAAGGCATATCTACAAGTtgaatcatcaaagacaaatgtaACATAAAATTAGGTCATCTTATATCAAAAGGGAAGCATAACACATATGAGTGGAATAAAACAGACTTGGAAGATAGAGAACCGCAAAATCAATACCATAAAAGTAAAAATCCAGGAGCTAGAAAAAATTATGAACATTATGAGTTGTCTTTGCACTATTAAAATATTGGCCTTACCATGCCAAACACCTTATGGGGAATTAGATGTTTAGGCAATCAGGTAAAATGGCGAATATAAAATAACTCACACTCATTGTTTTGTCATTGCAGAAAATGCCAAAATATGATATCAGGCAACAAAAATACGTTATGAACAGATTGAGATGATGACATTTTGCCATGATGTTCTATCTTCTATGATCGAACCCCCCATCTATCATGGAACAGGAGTTGCCTTACCTCATATAATAAGCACTTGACACAATTAAAAAATGAAGATAAAATTTCACCAAAGAGAAAATTCAAACCTGCTAGTGGAGAAAATACAAGAAAATGAACACTCGGTTAAAAATGAAAAGGTCTACCTTTATTAGCATGTCTATATCACCACCACTTTGACTAGGAGAGCCAATATTTGGGATGATATCTCCACCGCTTGTTGTCTGCCCATCCCGCCCAAGAACTACATTTCTGTTGTTAAACATCATCCTCAATCTTCTGCTGTCAACATCACTAGATGTTGGGGATGCCATATTTTGCTGCGCCTGCAAGGCaagctgctgctgttgttgtggAGTCAGAAATTGGATCTGTTGTTGCAATTGATGTTGATTCTGCATGAATGACTTCTGCTGTAGAATTCCAGACCGAAGTTGCTCAAGTCCCTGCTGAAATAAACAAGCAGAATGCATgtcaaaacaaggttaaaatttagCACCCTTACTAGCAGATGTCAAATCACATATTTGCTATTTGACATTATATTGgaaaagaaatactccctccgttccataatgtagtgcggtatagattttttgaaaagtcaaactttgcaaactttgaccaagtttataaagaaactatttatatctacaataccaaatatataaaatatgaaactacatcttatgatgaatctaatggtatatgtttggcattctagatgtaaatgtttttcaccacaaacttggtcaaaatttgtgaggtttgactttccGAAAAAACTATATGCCCAACATTATGAAACAGAAAATATATATATGCCCAACActatgaaacagagggagtacaaaactaGCCTTTGTTCCACAAATTGCTGGCAATGACATTGTCTGTGATACCACTATATATTAACTCTATGTAAACCACACAAAATTACTTACGTACAGGGGTCAGAGAGAGCCATAGACAAGGTCCGAGATATGATAGCATAAAGGTGAGATGCGCTAGGGCAATATCAAATTGTGCAAATCAACAGAAGAAAGAACAGACGTGGTCATAATGTACCAGGTAAACACAAAACAGATCAACGCAAATTTAGATGCTCCCCTTGGTCAGTAAAGTACTGCAAAAAATACTATGCTATTACCAACCATGGCAAGTGTGTGTGTCCCATAAAATAATTGTCAGGTTTCGTCAATGTAGGGGAATTCAGTCTAAGCTGAATCAATACTGAATAGAAGGACATTAATCATAAGTGGAGTGTacgtaactactccctccgttcggaattacttgtcgcagaaatggatgtatctagacgtattttagttctagatacacccatttccgagacaagtaattccgaacggagggagtaggattcAAGTTGGGGCCCTTGCAGTTTTTGACTGGTTACTGTCGTAACTGGAAAAAATCCGTTTCAATTTTAAAAAAGATAAATTAAACTCAGACACTTAATACAGAAACCCCTTAGGCTTAAAATCTCCCGCAACAAATTTGAACCCTGAATACAACAGTGATGAAGCACAAAATAGTAAATGTTTAGTCATAAACTAAACCCTTACTGTGAGTGGCCATCCTTTGAGAGTCAAATTATTGGCAGCTTGATTAGATCCTGTTAAGAATGCATCTAAATTAGCCTCACAAAACTGGTCACTCAACTAAGATAAATACAAAATTGGAAATAAGAATAgtgggaaaaatgaaaaaaaatgacgTGAGTAGTGGAGAATAGTAATTCATTGGAGCAGAATAAAAATATTACCTTGTTGACCCATGAATGACCCCTCAGGACCAGCAGCTCTAGGTGTCAAAATGGGATTTATCTCTGTCTTGATACTCTGCTAAAAGAACACATAAATAGTATTTTCTTGTTTTCACAGCTGGGTATAGTTAGGGCTGACAGATAATAGATAAATCAGGAAGACTCAAGGGACTAACCTGAGCATGCCCTGGAAGTTGGGGACTTCTACCCTGAATTTGTTGCATAGTGCCCGACAAACCACCAATGGAACCATGCAAAATTTGCCTATATAGGGGGCAAATGTTTAACATATTAAGAAAAAAATACGGAATAAAATATATCATTCAATCTGACTAATAAAGAAACAGTATGTCCTTCCATATAGGGATGAAAACGGAACGGAAACGGACAGAACTGGGTGCTAccacatttgttttcatatttttttgcggAAGCGGAAACAAATACAGAAACCCCGGAAATGAATATGGAAACAGTTACTAGCAGGAACAAACACAGAGCAAATACGCAGTGGATGAGGCAACAAAAGCAAGTGTTGCTCGGAACTTAAACACACTTTAACCATAAAATTGATCAATTGTTAATATAGCTACAGAGTAATATGATTAGGTTAGTGAATTAGCATAGTATTGTAGTAGTACTGGACAATTGCGTATAGGGTCTATTTGAGTACGTGCgtggtagtagaagttgggcctCACATGGGCCGTTCTACTCACTGTGTCATTGTGTGTTGTTTGGTGGCTGAGCTACAAAACAGCCTTAGGCCCATAGTAAGAACGGAAATTCTATATTCACGGAAACGGAGAGTTCCGTTTCCATGTCTGTTCCGTCGGAAAATGCCATTCtgtttttgtttccgtttccgcataaaaaattaTGTTCCCGTTTCCGTTTTGCAAATTCCCATTTCCATATTTCCTCTCCTTTTCAGATTTTCCTCCGCAAAAGCGGAAAGTtttcactccattttcatccctacatTCATAGGGCGTACGCATCTACACTCCATACACATTGAAAACCTTACAATTGATGCACGTCCAGGATTATTGACATCTCTAGGCTCTAAGGAGAAGGCAGCAAGGATAGCCAGCCACACCAGCAGGTGTAAGTGTGGCATTTGAATGATGATTTTGTTACTTTTAACAAGAATGCTAAAATGTCATCAGCTACTTCTGTATGCAGAACATTTTTTGTTAAAGCACTTCATAATTTACAAGTTCAGCGAGTACCCTGAGGATTGTCCACTTGCAGCTGCTTTCAGTGATGTTTCATTTGGATCAAGTAGTTGCCCAGCATTTTCTCCATACCTTTGCTGCAACCGAAAGTTTCAATGTCATAACGAGTAATAACAAATGAACTTATTTTTCTTTTGAGGAAAACATAAATGAAAACCTTTGAGGAGTCAACTAAGAGAATTTAGAACAATGGATGTAGCTACAGTGATACCTTCATAGATGCGTCTTCCAACGAGTCTCTCTGGGAAGGCAACTTTAACCTCTCCTCATACATTTTGGTCGCCATAACATTTGCAGTACTTTGGTTTTGTCGCATTAAAGGATTGTTTCCAGAAAGTCCACTTGAAGTACCATTAAGAAGATAAGAATCATCtctacgctgctgctgctgctgttgctgctgctgctgttgctgctgctgctgctgctgctgctgctgatgttggtgctgctgctgctgatgttgctgctgctgctgttgtgcgGCTCTTTGTAACAACATTTGTTGCATTTGTATATGCTGTGGTTGCTGCTGCCGCTGTTGAGGTAACTGCTGCTGTTGGTCCCGGGCTTTCATGAGCTGCGTCTGAAAAGAGAGCAGCACATTCTAGCTGAGTTAGAACTACCAATCCAGGACAAAAGATGCCCCAGAATCACAGCTATTGATGCAAAAGCAACACAAATAAAATTATGATTTTCTAATGCAATTAATTAGATCAATATGCAACAAAGTGCCCTTGACAAGCGAAAACATAGAAAACAACAATGTATTATTAATATGTAAAATAAAACATATGTGATGACAGCGGAATTTCCCAGCTATAGTGGATGTAACACATGTAACAAGAAGTTTAAGAACTAAGAACTTGTTTAGTTTGTCAGAAGTAATGGAAAGGTAAACGTGGTGGAATAACAGTATCACACTGTTAATGTAaatggaatggaatggaatggaaGAAAGTTCAATCTTGTTCGCTTACCATGAAATATGACGTTAACTAATTGCAAAGCTAGGTCTGTGTTCTTTAACCTGTAGGATGCAACTAGGAAGAACATCCACAAATGGAATTCAAACCACCAAACAACGAAGGATACAAATTGGTATTTTGAATCATTTACGTCCAGCACCAATTTACAAAAATTTCAATGATTAGAAGGGATTTCATCTGTGGAAAAAAAATAGCACGTGGAAGAACAAAAATTGCATCAGCCCTCACAAGACATAGCAGATTAGAAAAAATCAATCTAGAGCGCATCAATCAAAACCCAAAAGATCTCCTCAGTGGCAGCCCAGCCACGATTTCACGTCTCCACCATGCCTCGACCAAAACTCTGGCGTCGCTAAGATCCAATTGCATGAGATGGGGGTCATGGAGAATGAATCAGGTCTGGCAGTTTGACGGAAGGGAAGAATGACGCGACTGGTTTGTGGCGACGGTGGCGCCCTCTAGCGAGGGGAGATCGTGGAGAATACATCGTGGTCTCCTGGGGATAAACTCATATGGGagattttccttttttttcttacaGGAGCTCATATGCGATTACACCGGATCTCGGGCGGAAACGGAATTCCACTAGGTCGGAAACTGATACTGCGGCAACTGATTATGACCCAGTCAAAACAAACACCGGTGTAAATGGATCACCTCCTAAGTGTTATTTAAAAGCAATAGAAAATGAATTGTGGTAAACAAAAAGGACCTCACAGGCCTTGCAAGTAAAATTGGTTACTGACTCATGAACCAAACACCTTTTAAGTGTCATTTAGCAGTAACAGCAAACAAATTGTAGTAAACCAAAGGACCTCCCAGGCCCTGCAGACTAAAATTAGTGACATTTTACATCAGATTACAGGTCACAAAGGATTTTTATTACATTATAATAAGGATAATCAAATGCATAACTGTTTACCTCAATATATGACGCTGCAACATCTGAATGCTTCTCGTTTGTTCTTGCTATGAATATATCCCAAAAAACTGACCACCACTCAAAAAGAAACCCACCAGGTGCATCAATTGCTGCATGGAAGCACAGCTAAAAAGTGAGCAATAGTTTTCACAAACAAAATGTTTAAAGGGAAAGGTTGCAAAAACCAAGACATAAGTAGCTAAACTTGCTGAGAAGCACATACCAACTGGATCTGAAGAAACCTTCCCTTCTGATTGGAAGGCCTTTGCAGTTGCCTGCAAATTTCTCTTCATAAAATAGTCGTATATGTAAACATCGAGCCTGTTTCAGCAAGCAGTTAAACATTAGTCCTTAGGGGGAAGGTTAAATGCACtaagacatactccctccgtccggaattacttgtagcagaaatggataaaaacggatgtatctagaactaaaatacgtctagatacatccatttctccgacaagtatttctggacagaGGGGGTAGAATTCTTCAACCACAAGTACGATACCATTCAAAAGACCCGCAACCAGTATGGTGAATAACCAGCTTGGGCATAAAACATTAAGACTTGAATGGCACATTTATGCTGCATCAATGTATATTCATTTTGTTTCTTCAACTTTTATTTTATCACTAGCACATCGTCACCTAGAGTGATCTTATGTACGACAAATGCTTAGGTTTGCTAGTGCACGTTTCCGTGAAACACTGAAAAATCATGAAAAGTATTAGTAGGTCTAGTTCCCAGAAGCAGAATGAGATATTTCACCTCCTTCCTCGTACAAGAAATGTTGAAACTCAGATGTCAGTTCAAATCTAGTCATCGATGTGTAAGGAATCAACTTATTCGCTGGTACTTCCCTCCATACTATCCTCCTGAAGAAGATTACAGCGGCCCATGAACCAAATCGAACTCCCTTCTCTTATATCCATATATAATGGATAGGTCAACTATTACTACCGGTATTTCAAATCTGATGGACAAGTTATCCTGCTGTTCTCAAATCCCCAAATCACTTTTCTGATATTTGAGAGATCACCACGACAGATTATCACTGAAGAGCTATGTAGTCAAAACACTAGGTCCTTCAACTGGTAAAACAAAGCTCAAACcaaacccgcaaaaaaaaaaaactcctgAAACCCTAGCGGCCAAACGCGCCACCACCGCACCACGGGTCTCCTCTCCACTACTTCAGTTTAAACTTCGTAGCCCCTCCCGTGATTTTTGCTCAAATAATCTCCAGATTAAGCAACAACAACGTTGCCCAGCCAAAACATGCCGCGAATCAACAGAATGAATACGAAAGAAACAAAATCCTCACATCTTGTCAGCCTCCCAGTTCGTCTGCGACATGGCCACCGCAGCTCGCCGACCGGCCTCCCTTCCCCCGAAGCGCCGCCCACGAGAAAAGTTAGCTCTGGCTACGCCTGGGCCGCCGCGGCCACCGACGTCTACGCAGCCGCTGTGCAGCGGGTGGACGGGCGAGTTGCTCGAGACGAGGAGAGGCGGAAGGGAGGAACCCGAGGCGAAACCTAGAAGCAGCTCGGTTGGGAGGAAAggtgaggcgaggcggcggcgagagaTGTGAGAACAGATTGGAGTTTGCAGTTGCAAAAGCGCGAGGAGGGTGTGCAGGGGAGAACTGGATAGGAAGGGGAGAAGAAAGAGAAGGTATAGAAGCGCAACGGGACCCACGGATTTCCCACCTTCTTTTTTCCATATATATAAATGTAATGTATATTTTATCAAGATGGCTTACCACATGTGCCATCATGTGATGTTTGTACACTTTTGCTATGTATATAATTATTTTTCAAATGACCCAGGGATGCTTGGGGGACTAGAACACGGCAATGCTTAATGGACCATGGTTGTTTAGAAATCGGACAATGTTCTTGATGGAATATGACGGTTTCATGAACCCTAGATCGGTGTCTTTGAGAGAAAAAATGTTGTATGGCAAGAGTATTAAAGTTGCCGGATAATTATTTGAATGATGTGGTGATCAAGAGAATGTGTAGAAAGATGGGAGAGATCCTGAAAGTGCAAAGTCAGCTTCACACAAGTTATGTTGGACCCTTGTTCATGTGAAAGTAAATCTTGATGTGAATAAAAAATTGGAAAGATTTGTTTCAACTACTAGGGCTAGGAAAAACGACTGTACCAAGTAAAATACGAGAAGCAACCAGTTTTTTGCAACCAGTATGGACTTATAGGTCATTGATATAAGGAATGTGGAACAGGATAACACGCTGTGCCCAAGTTTGAATAAGGGGAATTTATTTTAACTGGTGAACGGAGAAATCGGGATGGTGGTCGTGGTTCTAGAAGGGGTAAAAGAAGCGGAAGGGGAGGTGCTCCTTTTGGCAGGGGGGTTGG from Triticum aestivum cultivar Chinese Spring chromosome 3B, IWGSC CS RefSeq v2.1, whole genome shotgun sequence includes these protein-coding regions:
- the LOC123070083 gene encoding transcriptional corepressor LEUNIG isoform X2, with amino-acid sequence MSQTNWEADKMLDVYIYDYFMKRNLQATAKAFQSEGKVSSDPVAIDAPGGFLFEWWSVFWDIFIARTNEKHSDVAASYIETQLMKARDQQQQLPQQRQQQPQHIQMQQMLLQRAAQQQQQQHQQQQHQHQQQQQQQQQQQQQQQQQQQQRRDDSYLLNGTSSGLSGNNPLMRQNQSTANVMATKMYEERLKLPSQRDSLEDASMKQRYGENAGQLLDPNETSLKAAASGQSSGQILHGSIGGLSGTMQQIQGRSPQLPGHAQSIKTEINPILTPRAAGPEGSFMGQQGSNQAANNLTLKGWPLTQGLEQLRSGILQQKSFMQNQHQLQQQIQFLTPQQQQQLALQAQQNMASPTSSDVDSRRLRMMFNNRNVVLGRDGQTTSGGDIIPNIGSPSQSGGDIDMLIKKKIANAHHHQQQQQQLLQQQSNSQQQHHQAVSSQQSQSSNQLLQQEKPGTGNMPVDGGMPNSFGAIDQLTKKRKKPGSSSGRANSSGTGNTAGPSPGSAPSTPSTHTPGDPMPVPQLQQNGVSAKPLVMFGSDGTGSLTSTANPLGDVDRLLEEGLDENVESFLSQDDMDPRDTLGRCMDASKGFGFAEVAKARASASKVVCCHFSSDGKLLATGGHDKKVLLWCTDPLKPKSSLEEHSFLITDVRFSPSMPRLATSSFDKTVRVWDADNTDYSLRTFTGHSASVMSLDFHPNKEDIICSCDSDGEVRSWSINNGSCLTCVKVFKGGATQMRFQPCKGKYLAAASEKAIYILDGETQHACRSPLQGHAKDIQSVCWDSAGDYLASVSEDAVRIWSFTSGQDGEFVNELNCSGNKFQTCVFHPAHPSLLVIGCYESLELWDIREKNAMTFNNAHDGLIAALAASSATGKVASVSHDRLVKLWK
- the LOC123070083 gene encoding transcriptional corepressor LEUNIG isoform X1, translated to MSQTNWEADKMLDVYIYDYFMKRNLQATAKAFQSEGKVSSDPVAIDAPGGFLFEWWSVFWDIFIARTNEKHSDVAASYIETQLMKARDQQQQLPQQRQQQPQHIQMQQMLLQRAAQQQQQQHQQQQHQHQQQQQQQQQQQQQQQQQQQQRRDDSYLLNGTSSGLSGNNPLMRQNQSTANVMATKMYEERLKLPSQRDSLEDASMKQRYGENAGQLLDPNETSLKAAASGQSSGQILHGSIGGLSGTMQQIQGRSPQLPGHAQQSIKTEINPILTPRAAGPEGSFMGQQGSNQAANNLTLKGWPLTQGLEQLRSGILQQKSFMQNQHQLQQQIQFLTPQQQQQLALQAQQNMASPTSSDVDSRRLRMMFNNRNVVLGRDGQTTSGGDIIPNIGSPSQSGGDIDMLIKKKIANAHHHQQQQQQLLQQQSNSQQQHHQAVSSQQSQSSNQLLQQEKPGTGNMPVDGGMPNSFGAIDQLTKKRKKPGSSSGRANSSGTGNTAGPSPGSAPSTPSTHTPGDPMPVPQLQQNGVSAKPLVMFGSDGTGSLTSTANPLGDVDRLLEEGLDENVESFLSQDDMDPRDTLGRCMDASKGFGFAEVAKARASASKVVCCHFSSDGKLLATGGHDKKVLLWCTDPLKPKSSLEEHSFLITDVRFSPSMPRLATSSFDKTVRVWDADNTDYSLRTFTGHSASVMSLDFHPNKEDIICSCDSDGEVRSWSINNGSCLTCVKVFKGGATQMRFQPCKGKYLAAASEKAIYILDGETQHACRSPLQGHAKDIQSVCWDSAGDYLASVSEDAVRIWSFTSGQDGEFVNELNCSGNKFQTCVFHPAHPSLLVIGCYESLELWDIREKNAMTFNNAHDGLIAALAASSATGKVASVSHDRLVKLWK
- the LOC123070083 gene encoding transcriptional corepressor LEUNIG isoform X6 — protein: MTQLMKARDQQQQLPQQRQQQPQHIQMQQMLLQRAAQQQQQQHQQQQHQHQQQQQQQQQQQQQQQQQQQQRRDDSYLLNGTSSGLSGNNPLMRQNQSTANVMATKMYEERLKLPSQRDSLEDASMKQRYGENAGQLLDPNETSLKAAASGQSSGQILHGSIGGLSGTMQQIQGRSPQLPGHAQQSIKTEINPILTPRAAGPEGSFMGQQGSNQAANNLTLKGWPLTQGLEQLRSGILQQKSFMQNQHQLQQQIQFLTPQQQQQLALQAQQNMASPTSSDVDSRRLRMMFNNRNVVLGRDGQTTSGGDIIPNIGSPSQSGGDIDMLIKKKIANAHHHQQQQQQLLQQQSNSQQQHHQAVSSQQSQSSNQLLQQEKPGTGNMPVDGGMPNSFGAIDQLTKKRKKPGSSSGRANSSGTGNTAGPSPGSAPSTPSTHTPGDPMPVPQLQQNGVSAKPLVMFGSDGTGSLTSTANPLGDVDRLLEEGLDENVESFLSQDDMDPRDTLGRCMDASKGFGFAEVAKARASASKVVCCHFSSDGKLLATGGHDKKVLLWCTDPLKPKSSLEEHSFLITDVRFSPSMPRLATSSFDKTVRVWDADNTDYSLRTFTGHSASVMSLDFHPNKEDIICSCDSDGEVRSWSINNGSCLTCVKVFKGGATQMRFQPCKGKYLAAASEKAIYILDGETQHACRSPLQGHAKDIQSVCWDSAGDYLASVSEDAVRIWSFTSGQDGEFVNELNCSGNKFQTCVFHPAHPSLLVIGCYESLELWDIREKNAMTFNNAHDGLIAALAASSATGKVASVSHDRLVKLWK
- the LOC123070083 gene encoding transcriptional corepressor LEUNIG isoform X3 yields the protein MSQTNWEADKMLDVYIYDYFMKRNLQATAKAFQSEGKVSSDPVAIDAPGGFLFEWWSVFWDIFIARTNEKHSDVAASYIETQLMKARDQQQQLPQQRQQQPQHIQMQQMLLQRAAQQQQQQHQQQQHQHQQQQQQQQQQQQQQQQQQQQRRDDSYLLNGTSSGLSGNNPLMRQNQSTANVMATKMYEERLKLPSQRDSLEDASMKQRYGENAGQLLDPNETSLKAAASGQSSGQILHGSIGGLSGTMQQIQGRSPQLPGHAQQSIKTEINPILTPRAAGPEGSFMGQQGSNQAANNLTLKGWPLTGLEQLRSGILQQKSFMQNQHQLQQQIQFLTPQQQQQLALQAQQNMASPTSSDVDSRRLRMMFNNRNVVLGRDGQTTSGGDIIPNIGSPSQSGGDIDMLIKKKIANAHHHQQQQQQLLQQQSNSQQQHHQAVSSQQSQSSNQLLQQEKPGTGNMPVDGGMPNSFGAIDQLTKKRKKPGSSSGRANSSGTGNTAGPSPGSAPSTPSTHTPGDPMPVPQLQQNGVSAKPLVMFGSDGTGSLTSTANPLGDVDRLLEEGLDENVESFLSQDDMDPRDTLGRCMDASKGFGFAEVAKARASASKVVCCHFSSDGKLLATGGHDKKVLLWCTDPLKPKSSLEEHSFLITDVRFSPSMPRLATSSFDKTVRVWDADNTDYSLRTFTGHSASVMSLDFHPNKEDIICSCDSDGEVRSWSINNGSCLTCVKVFKGGATQMRFQPCKGKYLAAASEKAIYILDGETQHACRSPLQGHAKDIQSVCWDSAGDYLASVSEDAVRIWSFTSGQDGEFVNELNCSGNKFQTCVFHPAHPSLLVIGCYESLELWDIREKNAMTFNNAHDGLIAALAASSATGKVASVSHDRLVKLWK
- the LOC123070083 gene encoding transcriptional corepressor LEUNIG isoform X5 encodes the protein MSQTNWEADKMLDVYIYDYFMKRNLQATAKAFQSEGKVSSDPVAIDAPGGFLFEWWSVFWDIFIARTNEKHSDVAASYIETQLMKARDQQQQLPQQRQQQPQHIQMQQMLLQRAAQQQQQQHQQQQHQHQQQQQQQQQQQQQQQQQQQQRRDDSYLLNGTSSGLSGNNPLMRQNQSTANVMATKMYEERLKLPSQRDSLEDASMKQRYGENAGQLLDPNETSLKAAASGQSSGQILHGSIGGLSGTMQQIQGRSPQLPGHAQSIKTEINPILTPRAAGPEGSFMGQQGSNQAANNLTLKGWPLTGLEQLRSGILQQKSFMQNQHQLQQQIQFLTPQQQQQLALQAQQNMASPTSSDVDSRRLRMMFNNRNVVLGRDGQTTSGGDIIPNIGSPSQSGGDIDMLIKQQQQLLQQQSNSQQQHHQAVSSQQSQSSNQLLQQEKPGTGNMPVDGGMPNSFGAIDQLTKKRKKPGSSSGRANSSGTGNTAGPSPGSAPSTPSTHTPGDPMPVPQLQQNGVSAKPLVMFGSDGTGSLTSTANPLGDVDRLLEEGLDENVESFLSQDDMDPRDTLGRCMDASKGFGFAEVAKARASASKVVCCHFSSDGKLLATGGHDKKVLLWCTDPLKPKSSLEEHSFLITDVRFSPSMPRLATSSFDKTVRVWDADNTDYSLRTFTGHSASVMSLDFHPNKEDIICSCDSDGEVRSWSINNGSCLTCVKVFKGGATQMRFQPCKGKYLAAASEKAIYILDGETQHACRSPLQGHAKDIQSVCWDSAGDYLASVSEDAVRIWSFTSGQDGEFVNELNCSGNKFQTCVFHPAHPSLLVIGCYESLELWDIREKNAMTFNNAHDGLIAALAASSATGKVASVSHDRLVKLWK
- the LOC123070083 gene encoding transcriptional corepressor LEUNIG isoform X4 codes for the protein MSQTNWEADKMLDVYIYDYFMKRNLQATAKAFQSEGKVSSDPVAIDAPGGFLFEWWSVFWDIFIARTNEKHSDVAASYIETQLMKARDQQQQLPQQRQQQPQHIQMQQMLLQRAAQQQQQQHQQQQHQHQQQQQQQQQQQQQQQQQQQQRRDDSYLLNGTSSGLSGNNPLMRQNQSTANVMATKMYEERLKLPSQRDSLEDASMKQRYGENAGQLLDPNETSLKAAASGQSSGQILHGSIGGLSGTMQQIQGRSPQLPGHAQSIKTEINPILTPRAAGPEGSFMGQQGSNQAANNLTLKGWPLTGLEQLRSGILQQKSFMQNQHQLQQQIQFLTPQQQQQLALQAQQNMASPTSSDVDSRRLRMMFNNRNVVLGRDGQTTSGGDIIPNIGSPSQSGGDIDMLIKKKIANAHHHQQQQQQLLQQQSNSQQQHHQAVSSQQSQSSNQLLQQEKPGTGNMPVDGGMPNSFGAIDQLTKKRKKPGSSSGRANSSGTGNTAGPSPGSAPSTPSTHTPGDPMPVPQLQQNGVSAKPLVMFGSDGTGSLTSTANPLGDVDRLLEEGLDENVESFLSQDDMDPRDTLGRCMDASKGFGFAEVAKARASASKVVCCHFSSDGKLLATGGHDKKVLLWCTDPLKPKSSLEEHSFLITDVRFSPSMPRLATSSFDKTVRVWDADNTDYSLRTFTGHSASVMSLDFHPNKEDIICSCDSDGEVRSWSINNGSCLTCVKVFKGGATQMRFQPCKGKYLAAASEKAIYILDGETQHACRSPLQGHAKDIQSVCWDSAGDYLASVSEDAVRIWSFTSGQDGEFVNELNCSGNKFQTCVFHPAHPSLLVIGCYESLELWDIREKNAMTFNNAHDGLIAALAASSATGKVASVSHDRLVKLWK